GGTTGTAATAGTTTCTCCCGCCTTGTGAATCCAAAATTTGGATTGTGCACCATATTCGCTTTCCATTGGAAAGTAATAAAGTACCCCAAGTTGCTAAACTTTCCCCTTTGTTCTTCCTTTAACATGTTCTTTCATCTCTTCCTCCCCAAATCAACtccctctccagtctccaccacCAAATCTACTCTCAAGTAGTAGAGATCGACAGGAGCTTCGACCTTCGAGGGTGGTTGCAGCAGCACTCCTGAAGGCCGTGGTGGGCGTGGGCTGATTGCATTTGTTTGCGGCTGAGAGGCGACACCGGGACAGGGGTGAATCAAGGCCACAGCGACCTGTGCAGCGTGGTGTTGCCGAGCTGCTCTCTAGTTAGCATTTAGCAAAGGTACTCGAGCAGATATTTTCCTGTGCATATTTTGAAGTTTTGATTTTTGATGGATTCGGTGCTTGATGCAGATCGGTAAGGCCGAGAAGTCAAGAACTTATTACTGCGGTTAGTAATCAAAGCTAGAAATCATGTGATTATTATATTGAACAAATAGAGAATCCcacgcatatatatatgtagctgCAGATTTCCCTAAGTTCTTATTTTCTTCAACCTTCCTACTCATTTTGCAGCTTGATGACTTCTGGAAGTGCTATTACGTACCATTCGCATTGGATACAACTACTGCAGAAGGCTATATTTGTGTTTTATTTTGTCTTTTGAGAGAGCAAAGCCACAATCTATTAAGTGTTCGTCAATTTTCAACTCTGGATGTACTCTCCCTCTGcgtgtgtgtttttttcttttgtttttcgaTAGGCAACTCTGCATGTACTCCCAATTTTTACTGTTGAGATTAACTTTATAAtgcagtatatatattttttgttcaaGCAAGTTGACGAAAATATGATTGGAATGCTTACTGGCTTGTTTGCAAAACAAATAAAACTAATCAACGATTAATTAAGAGCTAAATTAATCTGCATTAATTTCTAAATGGACTACTCCAATAAAAATGTTCCCTAGGGTGCTGTACCACTTTCCACGTTGGATTTTTTCTGTCCAGGTGGCATTCAATCCCTACATTTTGGAACACGTGGAAAGCTTCTTTCCCTAGATTCTACCAAGAAAACCCAAGGGAACCAGTTTATTCCCGTAGAATGCTTCTCTAGGGGCCATTCCTTAGGGTTCACTGTAGGGAAACCCGATCCCTAGAGTTTTTTGGCTGTTCCCTAGGGTTTTTGGCTCTAGGGATATTTGTGAATTCTAGTAGTGagattaaattatttttaggctttattaaatttatttttatgtctaagaagtaatttaatgaaatctaaatataatttagatatactgtaaaagtaatttgtaatttttcataaaaagtataatcatgtgagatattattataaagatttaattgttacaaacacaatgttgtaatcggatcgtagatgaCTTAGTAATTTAATAGAAATTTTTATTAAAAGCATAGATGGCATGAATATATTTTATACTTACTTGAAGTAGGTTCTTCCAATCTGTGATGTGCCATCGCTCCTTAGCACTAAAATGAGATGTGtctcgatttagattttgcgTTCTATAAAAACGCAGGTATGTTGCCTTTctttaaaagaagaaaaaaaccaatATACCTGTTTAACACAGCAGTTGGATCGAGAGGCTAATTAAGCTAAGTAGAAGCACACACGTACACCACCATGGCTGGAGGAAGACCCTTGGAGTCGGTGCTCGTGGCCCCCGGGGTGAAGGGAAAGAAGGTACTCGCATTCAAGCGCGACGGGCTCAAGAAAAACGAGGCAGTGACGGGCCTCATCCACGACATCGTCGCCAGCTCCAGCGCCAGGAGCGCGTTCCACGTCCTGGACCTCGCCAAGGTGGTCGACCTCTACGCGGGATGGCGCCGCGCGCTCCCCGGCGTGAGGCCCTTCTACGCCGTCAAGTGCAACCCGGACACGGCGCTGCTcggcgcgctcgccgcgctcGGCGCCGGCTTCGACTGCGCCAGCCGCGCCGAGATCGAGGCCGTCCTCGCGCTCGGCGTCccgcccgccgccatcgtcTACGCTAACCCGTGCAAGCCCGGCGCGCACGTCGCGTtcgccgccgaggccggcgTCAACGTCACCACGTACGAttccgaggaggaggtggccaaGGTGAAGCGCTGCCACCCCAGCTGCGAGCTGCTGCTCCGCATCAAGGCGCCGGACTGCGGCGGCGTCAAGGTCGACCTCGGCCTCAAGTACGGCGCCAACCCGGACGaggtgctgccgctgctgcgcgccgcgcgccgcgcgggcCTCGGCGTGGCCGGCGTGTCGTTCCACGTCGGCAGCGGCGCGTCCCGCGCGGCCGTCTACCGCGGCGCCATCGaggccgcgcgcgcggcgttCGACGCGGCCGCGGGGCTCGGGATGCCGCCGATGCGCGTCCTGGACATCGGCGGCGggttcgtcgccggcgccgcgttcggcgacgcggcggcggtaaTCAACCGCGCGCTCGGGCGCTACTttggcgacctcctccccaccgtcgAGTTGATCGGCGAGCCCGGCCGGTACTTCGCCGAGACCGCCTTCACGCTCGCCGCGCGCGTCATCGGGAAGCGCAGGCGCGGCGACGTGCGCGAGTACTGGATCGACGACGGCGTCTACGGCTCGCTCAACTGCATCCTCCTGGACAGCTACGTGCCGCGCCCGAggccgctcgccggcgcgcgcccCGGCGAGGAGACGCACGCCTCGACGGTGTTCGGGCCGACGTGCGACTCCATCGACACGGTGGTGACCGGGTACCAGCTGCCGGAGATGAGCGTCGACGACTGGCTTGTGTTCGACGACATGGGCGCCTACACCACTGCGGCCGGCTCCAGCTTCAACGGCTTTGCCACGTCAGCCATAAACACCTACCTGGCATACTCCAGCtaggcggccacgtcggcaacaatatctatatatataatctgcattttataatataatatactGATGGGTTTATCCATTTTATAATATACAAATGATACAATAATTATTCTTGATTATCATCTTGAGCAGGCGATAAAACACGAAGTCAACCCTTTGTTTTTAATTCCTTTGTGTGTCGTCTGAACAAATTAAGTGAGTGAAAAATTCTGCTTTGGAAAATTAATCCAAGGAAATGTAAGATCAACATATTGCATTTCTAGATCATTTCCTTTTATATAAATCCTTGTAACAGATTGTAAAACTTTAAGTTAATATTTTAAACAATGTCATGGGTGCCCGGCCTGTACGCGTGTTGAACTTGTTTTTACTTGAAATTGCATGCTTATgcattatattaatttatagtGACCTAGAATAATTTTCATAATTCTTCTGTGTAtgcaaattcaaaaaaatactAGCTAGATGTTGTGAATCTCAGTTAAATTGGCACAATTTTATCAACTCATTTCATGCCTCTACTAACTTTTCGTCAAAACAGTCAAAACTGGAATTAAACCATAATACTTAACCCTCTTCAGTATAAACCACAGCCATTGAATCACAGCCTCATTCCTACGTGGCAGCAACCTCCTGAACAATATAGTgttaaatgggctaggcccaatttaattcaattaaaatctcaaGTGCCCACAAGTAATGTTAGAGAGAATAATATTGCCTTGAAAAATTAGGTGGAAGAACCTCAATTTAAATAGAGTGATATTGGAGAttccctgttgaccggttgaggtgatGGTTGGACTGCCACATGCATGCGCGCGCGCCGAGTCGGCCTCGGCCGTGGACgtagcgaggcgaggcgacCGACCGAGCCGAGCCTGCCTCCTGCTCTTCCGTTTTGTAACAGACAAGAATAAGGTCACCATTAACAAATGAAATTCATTGTGTTGTAAcctccacaacaaatgagagattcattgtgttgtaacatccacaacaaatgagagatttatttgttgtaaccttcacaacaaatgaaagATTCATTATGtggtaaccttcacaacaaatgagatttattttgtggtaaccttcacaacaaatAAGATTTATTTGTGTGCTAATGGagatctctctctatatatataacaCAAGGCGGAGGCTCTCAAAGTGTGTCTTCCTCCTATTATTGTTCCTTGGCGATACTTTCCTTCTGTTCCTGCGCTGTCTCTCTGTTTCCCCGGTTCTGTTCATCCCGCGCGCACGGGTGATCGGAATGAGCAGGTGCCTCCGAAACTCCGTCCGCTTGAGAACCTGCACGGGTAGgcgggcgatcaagtttttgggtagcGCTTCAAGCGCGACTGCTCTGCATCATCTTCACCAATATGTCGACAACCGGCGACAACAacaacactggagacaaggagaaggagcctCTCGTCAACACCAACAGAGGCGATACTgtctcaaactccagcggagggccattctcagGGTATAACGTTTCACTATTACCGTTAGTTCTTCGTTTCCTACACATGTCTGTCGCAATATTATTGTGTTCTCTTATctatgttgatgcttattctatattaagcatgctcatgttgtacACATCTAGCACAGTCACTATATCTACTCAAATTAcaaatgtcatgtttattgtcttaatattttggattaaaatatgccgaattatgaccaaatttccaacaatccaaaaacttgataggtctttttcggtagttggctttgctgcatcactaaaaccacatgctttcgatggttcaaattataaaagatggaaagcacgtgcactttTGTGGTTGACGGCGATGCATTGTTTCTTTGTCTCACGGGGCAAACCAAGTGAACTGCCTCTCTCACCTGAGgaggaggctaagttcgaggctgcGGATTGCTtattccgtggagcattgatcagtgtgctCGCCGACAATATTGTGGACGTGTATATGCACATGCCTtcagggaaggacatgtgggatgctcttgaggccaagttcgagGTTTCCGATGCCGGCAGCaagctgtatgtcatggagcagttttatgactacaagatggtcgatgatcGTTCTGTAgtggaacaggctcatgagattcagatgttggcaaaggaacttgagaacaacaactgtg
This window of the Oryza sativa Japonica Group chromosome 4, ASM3414082v1 genome carries:
- the LOC4335010 gene encoding ornithine decarboxylase 1A, chloroplastic-like, giving the protein MAGGRPLESVLVAPGVKGKKVLAFKRDGLKKNEAVTGLIHDIVASSSARSAFHVLDLAKVVDLYAGWRRALPGVRPFYAVKCNPDTALLGALAALGAGFDCASRAEIEAVLALGVPPAAIVYANPCKPGAHVAFAAEAGVNVTTYDSEEEVAKVKRCHPSCELLLRIKAPDCGGVKVDLGLKYGANPDEVLPLLRAARRAGLGVAGVSFHVGSGASRAAVYRGAIEAARAAFDAAAGLGMPPMRVLDIGGGFVAGAAFGDAAAVINRALGRYFGDLLPTVELIGEPGRYFAETAFTLAARVIGKRRRGDVREYWIDDGVYGSLNCILLDSYVPRPRPLAGARPGEETHASTVFGPTCDSIDTVVTGYQLPEMSVDDWLVFDDMGAYTTAAGSSFNGFATSAINTYLAYSS